GCGACCTCAGAGGTGACGGGCGAAACGGTCAATATTTTGCTCGAGTCGGCGCGCTTCGACGGCAGTACGGTGCGTAAAACATCGCGTCAGATCGGTTTGCGGTCGGAATCGAGCATACGCTTCGAGAAAGGCGTCGATCCCGCGCGCGTTATTCCGGCGCTGGACCGGGCGGCCTCGCTCATGGGGCGATTGGCCGATGGTCATGTACTGGAAGGCGTCGCCCAGTCGGTCCCTTCGAAGCCTGAGCATGCGGTCGTAACCGTTTCGCTGGACAAAATTAACCGTTACTTGGGAACCGAGCTGTCAATGCTGGAGACGGAGACGATTTTCTCGCGGCTGCAGTTCCCATTCGAGGTATCCGGTGATGGAGTGTTCGCCGTGAATGTCCCTTCGCGGCGCGGCGATATTACGCGCGACGTCGATTTAATCGAAGAAGTCGCGCGGTTATACGGCTATGACAATATTCCGACTACTGCAATCGAAGGGGCTTCGACGCCGGGCGCTCTTACCAAGCCGCAGGCTATTCGCCGCGAGCTGCGCAAACGGCTTACGGATGCCGGGCTGACCGAGATTATCTCCTACTCGTTCACGCACCCGGATCGTACGAAGCTGCTTCCGGCGCTTACCGGAGATGCGGTCCAGCCTGTGCGTCTCTCTCTCCCTATGAGCGAAGACCGCAGCGTGCTGCGCACGAGCCTGCTTCCGCAGATGCTTGAAACCGCCGTATATAACCGAAACCGCAAGAACGATAACCTGTCGATATTCGAAATCGGCAGTGTCTTCCATACCGACGAAACAGAGCTTACGCGACTTCCGCACGAGAAACACAGGCTTGCAGTGCTCCTCACCGGCAATCGTGTTGAAGCGGCATGGAACCGCAAAGCGGAACCTGTCGATTTCTACGATGTGAAGGGCGTCCTCGAAACGATAGCGGATGTTCTCGGCGTGAGCGGACTGATAGGATACGAACCTGCCGAGCCGGAGCATATGCATCCAGGCCGCACAGCTGCGGTTGTGTTTCAGAACGAGCGTGGTCCGGAGACGATCGGCTATCTCGGCCAGCTTCATCCGACTCTCCAGCTGGAGCATGGTCTTGGCGATGTTTATGTGATGGAACTCGAGCTTGAACCGCTTTACGATCAGGCGGATTTCAAAATTACGTATCAAGTGCTCCCGCGTTATCCGGCCATGCAGCGTGACATTGCGCTCCTGCTGGACCGCGAAGTGGAAGCCGGCAAGCTACTTGAAACGGTGCGCGAAACGGCAGGCGCGCTTCTCGAGTCGGTGGACATATTCGACGTCTACACTGGCGAGAAGCTCGGGGCTGAGAAGAAAAGCGTGGCATTGTCGCTTATTTACCGGCACGCCGACCGGACGCTCACCGATGAAGAGGTAACGGAGCTGCACCATGGGGTCGTAACAAAATTGGAACAATCTTTTGCCGCGGAATTGCGTAAATAGGCAGGAGATGCCCGAAGCCGCATCGAATTAGTTCTCTTACGAACCGATATCGATGCGGCTTCGTTTGTTTTGTAGCCGAAATTTTAACATTCTTATGCTTTCGAAGCCCGGTTTCTTCGAAAACTTTATAGGAGGATATGCCCTCATGGATGCATCTAAACGTACAAGTGTAACAGTTGATATATATGGCAATCAGTTTAAGTTGGCGGGTCACAATAACCCGGAATATATCAGACGGATCGCCGCTTTGGTGGATGAGAATATGAACAAGCTGGCAAAAGGCTACCCAAGGCTGGATTTGCCGAAAATAGCGGTGCTTGTCGCCGTCCATATGGCGGAGGACGTGTTCCGGCTGAGCCGTGAGAACGAGCGGATGAACGAAACGGAGGAGCGCCGAAGGGCGGCTGAAGCGGAGCTCGAACAAACGAAGCTGGCCATGGCTTCGCTCCGAGAGGAGGCTGCCGCGCAGCTTGCCGACGCGCAGGCTGAGATAGAGCTTGAACGGGAAATCGCGCGTGAGGAATTGGAACGGGTAAGCGCCGGGCTGCAGGGGCGGTTGGAGCAGGCTCAGGAAAGCGGGCGCTTGGAGCAGGAACGACTCCAAGCCATGCACGATGCTAAACTGGCGCAAACATTTAACGAAATGAGCCAGGAGCTGGAATCGGAGCGTGAAGCCGCCCGTATCGAGCTGGAGCGCGTGCGTGAGTCGCTGGGCGCTGAGCTTGAGTCGGAGCGTGAAGCCGCCCGGATTGAGCTGGAGCGCATGCGTGAATCGCTGAACGCCGAGCTTGAGTCGGAGCGTAAAGCGGCCGGTATCGAACTGGAGCGCGTGCGTGAGTCGCTGGGTGCGGAGCTTCAGTCGGAGCGGGCAGCTGCCGGAATTGAACTGGAGCGTACTCGTGAATCACTGAGCGCGGAGCTTGAGAGCGTGCGTGAAGCCGCCCGAATTGAGATTGCGAGTTTGCGTGAGTCGCTGGGCGAGGAGATCGAGCTCGAGCGGGAGCTGCATGCGGAGGCTGCCAAGGCGGCGGCTGAAGAGCTGCAGCGCGTCCGTGACGAGCTGCAGCGGCAGCTCGCGGAAGTGCGGGAGTCCGCGCGCTTGGAGCTGGAGAGCGAGAGGGAGTCCGCGCGCTTGGAGCTTGTCCGCGTAAGCGCCGAGCATGACGCGGAGCTTGAGCGGGTGCGCGAGGCCGAGGCAGCGGCGGCGGTGGCGGCTGAAGCCGCGCATGAGCGAACCCGGGCAGAACTGCAAGCGCAGCTGAATCAAGCACGTACAGCCGCCGAGGCGGAGCTCGAGCGGGTGAGGCATGCGGCTCGCGAGCGGCTCGAGCGTCTCCGCGCAGACCTCGAGCGCGGAGCTGCGCAGGCTGCCCTGGAAGCGGAAGCGCAGCTTGCGCAGGCGCGCGAAGCGGCCGCGGCGGAGCTGGAACGCGTGCGGGCGGCTGCGGCCGCCGTGCTTCACGAGGAGCGCGAAACTGCCCAGGCGATGCTCGAGCAGGCATTGCGCGAAGGCGATGAAGAGGCTGCGGCAATAACGGCGCGGCTTACGGCTGAGCGTGATTCGCTAATACAGCTGCACCGGGAGGAGCTGGAACGCCGCACGGCGGCGTGGCAGCAGGATAGTGAACGTCTGGAGTCCCAGCTGAACCAGTCGCGCCGCGACTGTGAAGAGGCTCAGGAGGAGCTTGACAGCCTGCGGCAGGAAATTGAGCGGATCGCCATGGAAGCAGCCGAGCAGGAAGAGCTGCTGCGTACAACCGTCAGCAGTCTGGAGAGCGAGATGCGCGATCGTGAGAAGACTGCCCAAGAGCTGCAGCGTCGATTTACAGAACTGCAGAACAAGGAAAGCCGCCGCGTGCAGACCATCCAGCAGCAGGAACAACAGATTATACAGCTGCGCGATCAGTTAACCGACGCTCAGCGGACAAGCGATCAAGCCGTTAAGCAGCATAGTCTGCTGGCCGAGCAGAGAGACCGTCATAAAGCTGAGCTGGAAGAGCTCAAGGGACGCGAGCGCGAGCTCGAGGAGAAGCTACAAGCTG
This is a stretch of genomic DNA from Paenibacillus sp. sptzw28. It encodes these proteins:
- the pheT gene encoding phenylalanine--tRNA ligase subunit beta — translated: MNVSYKWLSEYVDLHGYTGGQLAELMTSGGIEIDVVESRNKGVTGVVVGLVLTREKHPDADKLSVCTVDVGGNEPLQIVCGAKNVAAGQLVPVATVGAKLPGDFAIKRAKLRGVESQGMICSAKELGLNEKLLPKEQQEGILVLPEGTPVGESILNVLAIDDEVLELDLTPNRSDCLSMLGVAYEVGALTGRQVKLPDNRVSDSAEQASSRVTVRIEAPEQCTHYAARYIKGVKIGPAPLWMQNRLMAAGIRPINNVVDITNFVMLEYGQPLHAFDADKVEGGRIVVRLAREGETMVTLDDQERRLEPHMLLITDGERPIALAGVMGGATSEVTGETVNILLESARFDGSTVRKTSRQIGLRSESSIRFEKGVDPARVIPALDRAASLMGRLADGHVLEGVAQSVPSKPEHAVVTVSLDKINRYLGTELSMLETETIFSRLQFPFEVSGDGVFAVNVPSRRGDITRDVDLIEEVARLYGYDNIPTTAIEGASTPGALTKPQAIRRELRKRLTDAGLTEIISYSFTHPDRTKLLPALTGDAVQPVRLSLPMSEDRSVLRTSLLPQMLETAVYNRNRKNDNLSIFEIGSVFHTDETELTRLPHEKHRLAVLLTGNRVEAAWNRKAEPVDFYDVKGVLETIADVLGVSGLIGYEPAEPEHMHPGRTAAVVFQNERGPETIGYLGQLHPTLQLEHGLGDVYVMELELEPLYDQADFKITYQVLPRYPAMQRDIALLLDREVEAGKLLETVRETAGALLESVDIFDVYTGEKLGAEKKSVALSLIYRHADRTLTDEEVTELHHGVVTKLEQSFAAELRK
- the zapA gene encoding cell division protein ZapA, encoding MDASKRTSVTVDIYGNQFKLAGHNNPEYIRRIAALVDENMNKLAKGYPRLDLPKIAVLVAVHMAEDVFRLSRENERMNETEERRRAAEAELEQTKLAMASLREEAAAQLADAQAEIELEREIAREELERVSAGLQGRLEQAQESGRLEQERLQAMHDAKLAQTFNEMSQELESEREAARIELERVRESLGAELESEREAARIELERMRESLNAELESERKAAGIELERVRESLGAELQSERAAAGIELERTRESLSAELESVREAARIEIASLRESLGEEIELERELHAEAAKAAAEELQRVRDELQRQLAEVRESARLELESERESARLELVRVSAEHDAELERVREAEAAAAVAAEAAHERTRAELQAQLNQARTAAEAELERVRHAARERLERLRADLERGAAQAALEAEAQLAQAREAAAAELERVRAAAAAVLHEERETAQAMLEQALREGDEEAAAITARLTAERDSLIQLHREELERRTAAWQQDSERLESQLNQSRRDCEEAQEELDSLRQEIERIAMEAAEQEELLRTTVSSLESEMRDREKTAQELQRRFTELQNKESRRVQTIQQQEQQIIQLRDQLTDAQRTSDQAVKQHSLLAEQRDRHKAELEELKGRERELEEKLQAAEERAADLMNEARRQMAEAERLADETALEAKQRERSAAAEVELARQQAAAHAEAEAGLFEQLLQSEQETGNARIRAQELSSRLAELEASLAEASRSENNLRAAHERLQNEHGKLQIEYSKLQTEYNEWIELIEKS